The genomic DNA ACTGCAGCCGATTCCTGGCAGGCGATCGCCGTGAGCAGGTGATCTTCCGCTTCAACAGCGTTCTCCGGCTCGATCGGTTCTTGCTTTACGGTGGGCTCTTCCTTCACCGTAGCAACCACCGAAGGCGTTGCCGCCATCGATCTCGTACGAAGCATTTTCTTCAGTATTAAAGGCTGCTGTGTTTCGGGTGGCGTTTTGCGCCTGTTGCCCGTTGTCCTTGTGGCGGTGATCGGCGGTGTGCTCGGCGGCGTGTGCGGGGAAGATTCCTCCTTTAAGGCAGTGCTGGCGAGATCACGTTCTTCGCGGGGCTTTAACAGCGAGGTCTGCAAAACCGGTCTTTTACGCAGGCGCTTTTCTTTCACCTGCGTTACATCGGGCAGTGATGGGACGGCGGCGCAGGCTAGCAGCGGTTCCAGGCGATACTTTTGATACAGCTGGGTTTCGTTCAGCCGCTCCGATACGGTGTGCGGTATGTGTGCCGCGGTGTAATTCACCTCCGAGTGGTTAGACAGCACCCAGGCGACGTAACCGTTCGCAAGGTCATCGCGAAGTACGATGTGCTTTTCGGTGGCCGTCTTGCGCTGGAAGTGCTTTAACCGCTTGGCCAGATCGTCCACCAGTTCCCGCTGTTCCTGCCCGATCGCCCTCATTTCGACCTCCAGCTCGAGCAGGTACCGCTTTACCTGTGCACGCTGCAAAAGATCACGCCACTCATTAGTTCGTCTGCTGCGAGGTGGCGGAGGAGAACAACGAGGGGCGTCGAATCTTTGGTCGACAACCATTATCCTTACCTGGCTAGCCGGTAAGCTGTTACATCGTTGGACGAAATACTACGAtatcaacaataaaaaaaagaaaggaaattgtAATTTTATCACTCGTGTGCCTATCAAATCATTGCGCTAGGGACGAACGTGTTATTCATCGagcgcacacgcacactcaacACAAACCCACCTGATGCACTTTCACGCAGTCCCGCAACGATCGTTGGCAGTAGGCGATATCGTCCTTCAGCGTGTCCGGTATGAGAAACTCTTTAATGACTTTATGCTGCTGGCTATCGCTGACCATTGCGTTCACTTTCCCGTTGGACACTGCGGTTGCACCACGCCTGGAAGGGTACGGAACTGCAGCACACATCTGATTTCGGGCAGGCGAACGAAGGAATGTTATCCCACCTGAGTGCTTGCGAGTATTATCaaccacgcacgcacacacgcacactacaCGTACGACTGCAATGGACCATATGCGTTGACATGTTTGCTGAAACGGTCTGTCATCAAACGAACCCCTCATGGGAGGTGAGATTGGTATGaactaaattaataaaatgcaaataaaattataatatgCTTTTGTCTGGCAGCAAACTCCACAATTacaataaattacaaataataacagatgaaaacaatttaaaaaaaatgtccatCCCGAACCACCGTGCGCCGTCAGCTGTCATTTTAAACTCAAATcaacgtaaacaaacaacaacgcatcgttgcaaaaaaaacaggacgaACGTGTTTTGCGAAACGCCGTTGCGGTGCAGAGATGAGCAACAGTTGTAACAGTGCAATGTTTAAGCTTACAATAAGCAGAATATCTCTCTTATTTAGTACATTACCGTGGAAAACTTTGTACAGTGATT from Anopheles stephensi strain Indian chromosome 2, UCI_ANSTEP_V1.0, whole genome shotgun sequence includes the following:
- the LOC118505812 gene encoding uncharacterized protein LOC118505812 isoform X1; protein product: MCAAVPYPSRRGATAVSNGKVNAMVSDSQQHKVIKEFLIPDTLKDDIAYCQRSLRDCVKVHQYFVQRCNSLPASQVRIMVVDQRFDAPRCSPPPPRSRRTNEWRDLLQRAQVKRYLLELEVEMRAIGQEQRELVDDLAKRLKHFQRKTATEKHIVLRDDLANGYVAWVLSNHSEVNYTAAHIPHTVSERLNETQLYQKYRLEPLLACAAVPSLPDVTQVKEKRLRKRPVLQTSLLKPREERDLASTALKEESSPHTPPSTPPITATRTTGNRRKTPPETQQPLILKKMLRTRSMAATPSVVATVKEEPTVKQEPIEPENAVEAEDHLLTAIACQESAAVKRGRSNLLQALNKAKTTQKTSSKQSPTANPPVPGSAKSTRNNRAGSVTAGDTQRSSSVSSDSSNSRASTPGTTANGTRRQQPTNLENSTSDDSSIERLPMPPEEPTNALPTSIDEWEQYSFLKLFGLYTIEDSNLLKGRKNERKRRSCCSTERKDFHYGRFDYYEQQFYIAHKRRYNVNKRLLYTATSVEKSIKKRKPWSAASASGGTITMAPPPSCLPVQDDTAIQKDTGGSCLRGLEPVVEEVQLCCVCKKEGMTGETLNACRECSNLYHLSCHVDDDASIGLAGDDENGNHSTGESLPPRPKELCPECWAVGKAK